The Sedimentisphaera salicampi genome includes a region encoding these proteins:
- a CDS encoding NPCBM/NEW2 domain-containing protein — MTEKDKIRLRMLTVGSVETGLSPKEKAELESMLESSEDARSFYLDLIAINTALGKVGGEAVSFQGKDFDKICRQIEQMELTAPCACRPKQQEDNPIPSAENKSQGWKARFTAVRWIERSALAAAVLCVIFLLYQLYYVNVYVPSRPHQVAQIADSSEALWQGSKPVENENGVYLRSSKEYQLKGGVAKILLSNGVEFLLEEEAKFEIENAERVNVLEGSAYFKVPSTCIGFIADTPTSRIIDLGTEFGVSVLSGGSSELHMFRGRCSMAPRIENRTKSAKLFEEGDAVKISEKGETGEIPQSSTGFLRLMDSSKNFYWHGENISLADILGGGSGTGTGVIGKAVDIASGRYVERITRLQSRKAGYRLVPSSEIVDGVFIPDGEDASQVTSKNHIYDGFEDTSGTCWAPISNGPDLNGTHNYYNQRVVINGQLYGTKENPALYMHSNSAVTFDLRAVRAMLPGQRIAEFRTMYGVPRYEKRGGADSHKSTNADFTVLIDGAEILKKEQVKYGQAFDFRKQIPEDAEFLTLACTDANGSPHQDWGVFARPELVIEQD, encoded by the coding sequence ATGACGGAAAAAGATAAAATAAGGTTAAGAATGCTTACGGTGGGCTCTGTGGAAACGGGGCTTTCGCCTAAAGAAAAGGCAGAGCTGGAAAGTATGCTTGAAAGCTCGGAGGATGCCCGAAGCTTCTACTTGGACCTGATCGCAATAAATACGGCTCTTGGGAAAGTCGGCGGGGAGGCTGTGAGCTTTCAAGGCAAAGACTTCGATAAGATATGCCGTCAGATTGAACAAATGGAGCTTACTGCGCCCTGCGCATGCAGGCCGAAGCAGCAGGAGGATAATCCTATTCCCTCTGCTGAAAATAAAAGCCAAGGCTGGAAAGCACGGTTTACTGCCGTAAGATGGATTGAGAGGTCTGCACTGGCTGCTGCAGTGCTCTGCGTAATTTTCCTGCTGTATCAGCTTTATTATGTTAATGTGTATGTCCCGAGCAGGCCTCATCAGGTGGCTCAGATAGCTGATTCTTCAGAAGCTCTCTGGCAGGGAAGCAAGCCTGTAGAGAATGAAAACGGAGTTTATCTTCGCAGTTCAAAGGAATATCAGCTTAAGGGGGGGGTTGCAAAGATCCTTCTCTCTAACGGTGTGGAGTTTCTGCTTGAAGAAGAAGCCAAGTTTGAGATTGAGAACGCCGAAAGGGTAAATGTCCTTGAAGGGAGTGCCTATTTTAAGGTTCCCTCCACATGCATCGGCTTTATCGCTGACACTCCAACCTCCAGAATTATAGATTTAGGCACAGAATTTGGGGTTTCTGTTCTCTCAGGAGGCTCTTCAGAGCTTCATATGTTCAGGGGCAGGTGTTCTATGGCGCCCCGCATCGAAAACAGAACAAAGAGCGCAAAACTGTTTGAGGAGGGTGATGCTGTGAAGATCTCCGAAAAAGGCGAAACCGGCGAGATACCTCAAAGCTCCACCGGTTTCCTGAGGCTAATGGACTCCTCCAAAAACTTCTACTGGCACGGGGAAAACATCAGCCTCGCCGATATCCTCGGCGGGGGCTCAGGAACGGGGACAGGTGTAATAGGCAAAGCCGTGGACATCGCTTCCGGCAGGTATGTAGAAAGGATTACAAGGCTTCAGTCCCGCAAGGCAGGTTACAGACTTGTTCCTTCAAGCGAGATTGTTGACGGGGTTTTTATTCCGGACGGCGAGGATGCCTCGCAGGTTACTTCTAAAAATCATATCTACGACGGTTTTGAGGATACAAGCGGTACCTGCTGGGCTCCGATCTCAAACGGTCCTGATCTAAATGGTACTCATAATTATTACAATCAAAGAGTCGTTATAAATGGCCAGTTATACGGAACTAAAGAAAATCCTGCTTTGTATATGCATTCTAACTCCGCCGTTACATTCGACCTCAGAGCCGTGCGGGCAATGCTTCCCGGCCAGAGAATAGCGGAATTCAGAACCATGTACGGCGTACCTCGATATGAAAAACGCGGAGGCGCAGATAGCCATAAGAGCACAAATGCAGATTTCACTGTGCTTATAGACGGGGCTGAGATCCTGAAAAAAGAGCAGGTGAAATACGGCCAGGCCTTCGATTTCCGCAAACAAATACCCGAAGATGCAGAATTCCTTACCCTCGCATGCACAGATGCAAACGGCTCGCCTCATCAGGATTGGGGCGTTTTCGCAAGGCCTGAGCTGGTTATAGAACAGGATTGA
- a CDS encoding phosphomannomutase/phosphoglucomutase: protein MIDEKIFKAYDIRGIYKEQFDEEAAWKIGYASAQFLRSHLRGYDRGQENAQAVCVGRDMRKHSPSLSKALIEGMRCAGTNVIDIGVIDTPQMYFAINHFGTCGGVQVTASHNPAAYNGFKISGLEAKPVGQATGLADIKHIATSLLHTKGNPTGEVTEVDLTEEYKKHILKFLDSSIKPLKVAVDASNGMAGKMVPLIFGDLPIELEILNETTDGTFKHEPNPLVEENLAELKELIKAEKADVGVCFDGDADRLLMIDETGRSIGCDILTALMVPYFLEQENNSGTVVYDLRSSWVVQEEIIKAGGTPRRERVGHSFMKKTLRDSHAVFGGELSGHFYYRDSFNTDSGMITFVHMLNILSRSEKTVSELIAPLRRYFASGELNFEVEDKEAMLKELKHKFGDGKIDDLDGITIQFKDWWVNVRPSNTEPFLRLNMEAKSEEVLNEKLSELKTILGEPAGH from the coding sequence ATGATCGACGAAAAGATATTCAAAGCATACGATATTCGCGGCATTTACAAAGAGCAGTTTGATGAAGAAGCGGCTTGGAAAATAGGCTACGCCTCGGCGCAGTTCCTCCGCTCTCACCTTCGCGGCTACGACCGCGGGCAGGAAAACGCTCAGGCGGTTTGTGTGGGCAGGGATATGCGAAAGCACAGCCCCTCGCTCTCAAAGGCTCTAATCGAGGGAATGAGATGTGCCGGCACTAACGTTATTGATATCGGCGTTATTGATACTCCGCAGATGTACTTCGCAATCAATCACTTCGGCACTTGCGGAGGCGTGCAGGTTACAGCGAGCCACAATCCCGCAGCATACAACGGGTTCAAAATCAGCGGTCTTGAGGCCAAGCCCGTTGGGCAGGCTACCGGCCTTGCTGATATCAAACATATCGCCACATCTCTTCTGCATACCAAAGGCAACCCCACAGGAGAGGTTACTGAGGTGGACCTTACAGAGGAATATAAAAAGCACATACTCAAATTTCTCGACAGCAGCATAAAGCCTCTGAAGGTGGCAGTGGATGCTTCCAACGGTATGGCGGGGAAGATGGTGCCGCTTATCTTTGGCGATTTGCCGATAGAGCTGGAAATCCTCAACGAAACCACTGACGGAACATTCAAGCACGAACCGAATCCGCTTGTAGAAGAGAACCTTGCTGAGCTCAAGGAGCTTATCAAAGCTGAAAAAGCCGATGTAGGTGTATGTTTCGACGGCGACGCTGACCGGCTGCTTATGATAGATGAGACGGGCAGAAGCATCGGATGCGATATTCTGACAGCTCTGATGGTGCCCTATTTCCTCGAACAGGAGAATAACAGCGGGACAGTGGTTTACGATCTCCGCAGCAGCTGGGTAGTGCAGGAAGAGATAATTAAGGCCGGCGGAACGCCCAGACGCGAGCGGGTTGGTCATTCATTTATGAAAAAGACGCTCAGAGACAGCCATGCCGTATTCGGCGGCGAGCTCTCCGGACACTTCTACTATCGAGACAGTTTCAATACCGATTCGGGAATGATCACATTCGTTCATATGCTCAATATCCTCAGCCGCTCTGAGAAAACTGTATCAGAATTGATTGCCCCGCTGAGAAGATATTTCGCTTCAGGCGAGCTGAATTTCGAAGTGGAAGACAAAGAGGCGATGCTAAAAGAGCTCAAACATAAATTTGGCGACGGCAAGATAGACGACCTTGACGGAATTACAATCCAGTTCAAGGACTGGTGGGTGAATGTTAGGCCTAGCAACACCGAGCCCTTCCTCAGGCTAAATATGGAAGCTAAGAGCGAGGAGGTGCTCAATGAGAAGCTCTCGGAGCTCAAAACCATTCTCGGCGAACCGGCTGGACATTAA
- a CDS encoding dihydroorotate dehydrogenase, which yields MSKVNEIIKFAGLNLKNPVFTASGTCGYIDELDDYMDIEQLGGWITKSITLKPRKGNPAPRVVETNGGMLNAIGLANIGVEKFIAEKLPLIRQKDTAVFVNVAGQKIDEYVELASKLSDKDGISGLELNISCPNVKEGGISFGTDPAQIKEITSEVKPACGDKPLMVKLTPSVTDISKTAEAAVIGGADALSLVNTFTAMVIDVRSRTPVLANRTGGLSGPAIKPMAVYLVSRVYQDVAKYAEIPIMGLGGIRNGSDAAEFMIAGASAVSVGTSTFASPDASLRVADGLRRFCESEGIKKISELTGSLN from the coding sequence ATGTCAAAAGTGAATGAAATAATTAAATTTGCAGGGCTGAATCTGAAAAATCCAGTGTTTACAGCTTCTGGCACCTGCGGCTATATAGACGAACTTGATGACTATATGGATATTGAACAGCTTGGCGGCTGGATAACAAAGAGCATTACGCTCAAACCCCGCAAGGGCAATCCCGCACCTCGTGTTGTCGAAACGAACGGAGGTATGCTCAATGCGATAGGTCTTGCGAATATTGGAGTAGAGAAATTTATCGCTGAGAAGCTTCCGCTAATAAGGCAGAAGGATACTGCTGTTTTTGTGAATGTTGCCGGCCAGAAGATTGATGAGTATGTTGAGCTGGCCTCAAAACTTTCTGATAAAGACGGAATATCAGGATTAGAGCTGAATATAAGCTGCCCGAATGTCAAAGAAGGCGGCATATCCTTCGGCACAGACCCAGCCCAGATAAAAGAGATTACAAGCGAAGTTAAGCCGGCTTGCGGGGATAAGCCCCTTATGGTAAAGCTTACTCCTTCTGTAACAGATATAAGTAAAACCGCAGAAGCTGCAGTTATAGGCGGGGCAGACGCTCTGAGCCTCGTAAACACATTCACAGCAATGGTGATAGATGTTCGTTCCAGAACTCCCGTACTGGCAAACCGGACTGGGGGGCTCTCCGGCCCGGCAATAAAACCGATGGCAGTTTACCTTGTAAGCAGGGTTTATCAGGACGTGGCAAAATACGCAGAGATTCCGATTATGGGGCTTGGAGGCATAAGAAACGGCTCAGACGCTGCTGAGTTTATGATTGCAGGAGCGTCTGCTGTGAGCGTGGGCACTTCAACATTCGCAAGTCCTGATGCTTCTTTGAGAGTTGCAGATGGTTTGAGGCGTTTTTGCGAATCTGAGGGTATAAAAAAAATAAGCGAGCTTACCGGCTCACTTAATTGA
- a CDS encoding ThaI family type II restriction endonuclease yields the protein MGGTGSFYYVPKEVQKSVFALLGHSEYLKLPKRGTNPRGVQISAMAFSEILEHKDTFQIQVQWDKSDLEFDAYKCWLDMWEEQ from the coding sequence TTGGGCGGGACAGGATCTTTCTATTATGTGCCTAAGGAAGTTCAAAAAAGTGTTTTTGCTTTATTAGGCCATTCTGAATATCTGAAGCTCCCTAAAAGAGGAACAAACCCAAGAGGAGTTCAAATATCTGCTATGGCCTTTAGTGAAATATTAGAGCATAAAGATACTTTTCAAATTCAGGTACAATGGGATAAAAGCGATTTAGAATTTGATGCATATAAATGCTGGCTTGATATGTGGGAGGAGCAGTAA
- the pgi gene encoding glucose-6-phosphate isomerase: MLEKINPAQTTAWEKLSEHFAEMGNAHMRDLFSEDSERFEKFSLKFEDILLDFSKNRIAEKTLFLLFNLAEETKLKESAEKEFAGEKINETEGRAVLHTALRKSSDGPVYVDGEDVMPKVKAVRSQMKEFCDKLLSGQWKGCTGRKITDVVNIGIGGSDLGPVMVTEALKPYWKGITPHFVSNVDGSHICETLKKIDPETTLFIVASKTFTTQETMTNAHTARRWFIEKAGSEEAVAKHFVAVSTNQNEVEKFGIDPENMFVFWDWVGGRYSLWSAIGLSIACTIGYENFSSLLEGAEAMDIHFRNEPFEKNMPVILALIGIWYNNFFQAETEAILPYDQYMHRFSAYFQQGNMESNGKSVDRSGEPVDYQTGPIVWGEPGTNGQHAFYQLIHQGTKLIPCDFIAPAQTHNPESDHHSKLLSNFFAQTEALMMGKTEQQVRAELKDAGKTEEQIEILLPFKVFEGNKPTNSILVKKITPRTLGSLIAMYEHKIFAQGVIWNIFSFDQWGVELGKQLAKSILPELKDTGSVDSHDASTNGLINAYKSMR, encoded by the coding sequence ATGCTTGAAAAGATTAACCCTGCACAGACTACAGCTTGGGAGAAACTCAGCGAACATTTTGCTGAGATGGGAAACGCTCATATGAGAGATTTATTCAGCGAAGACTCCGAGAGATTTGAAAAGTTTTCTCTGAAATTTGAAGATATCCTTCTGGATTTTTCGAAAAACAGAATCGCCGAAAAAACCCTCTTTCTCCTTTTTAACCTCGCAGAAGAGACAAAGCTCAAAGAGTCAGCCGAGAAGGAGTTTGCCGGCGAGAAAATAAACGAAACTGAAGGCAGGGCTGTTTTGCATACTGCCCTTAGAAAAAGCTCTGATGGGCCGGTTTACGTTGACGGCGAGGACGTAATGCCGAAGGTGAAGGCGGTTCGCTCGCAGATGAAAGAGTTCTGCGATAAGCTCCTCAGCGGTCAGTGGAAAGGCTGCACCGGCCGGAAGATTACCGATGTTGTGAATATCGGCATAGGCGGCTCTGATTTAGGCCCCGTGATGGTTACTGAAGCCCTGAAGCCGTACTGGAAGGGTATTACACCTCATTTTGTTTCCAACGTTGACGGCTCGCATATATGCGAGACGCTCAAGAAAATCGATCCGGAAACAACGCTCTTTATCGTTGCCTCCAAAACCTTCACCACTCAGGAAACAATGACAAACGCCCATACTGCCCGCCGGTGGTTTATAGAGAAAGCTGGCAGTGAAGAGGCAGTAGCAAAACATTTTGTCGCTGTTTCAACCAATCAGAATGAAGTGGAAAAATTCGGCATAGACCCTGAAAATATGTTCGTATTCTGGGACTGGGTTGGCGGAAGGTATTCGTTGTGGTCCGCAATCGGGCTTTCAATCGCCTGCACCATCGGTTACGAGAATTTTTCATCGCTGCTTGAAGGTGCGGAAGCTATGGACATCCATTTCAGAAATGAGCCTTTCGAGAAGAATATGCCCGTTATCCTCGCCCTAATCGGCATCTGGTACAACAATTTCTTCCAAGCGGAAACTGAGGCAATCCTGCCATACGATCAGTATATGCACAGATTCAGCGCATATTTCCAGCAGGGTAATATGGAGAGCAACGGCAAATCAGTTGACCGCTCAGGCGAGCCTGTGGATTATCAGACTGGCCCGATTGTGTGGGGCGAGCCCGGAACTAACGGCCAGCACGCATTCTATCAGCTTATTCATCAGGGAACAAAGCTTATTCCCTGCGACTTTATTGCCCCGGCTCAAACACACAACCCTGAATCAGACCACCACAGCAAACTGCTCTCAAACTTCTTCGCCCAAACCGAAGCGCTGATGATGGGCAAGACAGAACAGCAGGTTAGAGCAGAGCTGAAAGACGCCGGCAAAACAGAAGAGCAGATCGAAATCCTCCTTCCGTTCAAGGTGTTTGAAGGCAATAAACCCACAAATTCGATTCTCGTTAAGAAAATAACCCCCAGAACCCTCGGCAGCCTGATTGCAATGTATGAACACAAGATCTTCGCTCAGGGAGTTATCTGGAATATATTCAGCTTCGATCAGTGGGGCGTGGAGCTGGGTAAGCAGCTTGCTAAATCCATCCTCCCGGAACTCAAAGATACAGGCAGCGTTGATTCCCACGACGCCTCGACAAACGGCCTGATAAACGCATATAAATCAATGAGATGA
- a CDS encoding DNA-methyltransferase: MGSGTKTSSFGTSKRINHDSSGFYNSKIYSNLGGGSESKPDNELPEELLDTVIKADAQNMKEIPDNSLHLMITSPPYNVSKDYDDNLDLDEYLDLLKNVYSETYRVLVNGGRVCVNIANIGRKPYIPLSDFISRIMLDIGFKMRGEVIWNKGSGAGVSMAWGSWKSASNPVLRDVHEYILIFSKGDFKRPRKDKENTISKENFMEWTKSVWNMNTESAKRVGHPAPFPEELPRRLIELYSYKDDVILDPFMGSGTTALAAMKTDRKYVGYEIDHGYLDVCRKRIDKYIQQKKQEDSCLF, encoded by the coding sequence ATGGGCTCAGGTACAAAAACATCGTCTTTCGGAACGAGCAAGAGAATAAATCACGATTCTAGCGGATTTTATAATTCCAAGATTTATTCTAATTTGGGCGGAGGCTCTGAATCCAAACCCGATAATGAGCTCCCCGAAGAGCTTTTGGACACAGTAATAAAGGCTGATGCTCAAAATATGAAGGAGATTCCTGATAATTCGCTTCATCTGATGATAACTTCTCCTCCTTACAATGTTTCTAAAGATTACGATGACAATCTTGATCTTGATGAGTATCTTGATTTGCTGAAAAACGTTTACTCTGAAACCTACAGAGTTTTGGTAAACGGCGGGAGGGTGTGCGTTAATATTGCAAATATTGGCCGGAAACCCTACATCCCGCTCTCAGATTTCATATCTCGGATAATGCTTGATATTGGCTTCAAAATGCGGGGTGAGGTTATTTGGAATAAAGGCTCTGGTGCAGGCGTCTCGATGGCTTGGGGGAGCTGGAAATCAGCTTCTAATCCTGTTTTGAGGGATGTTCATGAGTATATATTGATTTTTTCAAAGGGTGATTTCAAGAGGCCGAGGAAAGACAAAGAAAACACCATAAGCAAGGAAAATTTTATGGAATGGACTAAGTCTGTGTGGAATATGAACACCGAGTCTGCAAAACGGGTTGGACATCCCGCTCCATTCCCTGAAGAGCTTCCAAGAAGGCTTATAGAGCTGTATTCTTATAAGGATGATGTGATATTGGATCCCTTTATGGGCAGCGGGACAACCGCATTAGCAGCGATGAAAACGGATCGCAAATATGTGGGATACGAGATAGATCATGGCTATTTGGATGTGTGCAGAAAGAGGATCGATAAATACATTCAGCAGAAGAAGCAGGAAGATTCTTGTTTGTTTTGA
- a CDS encoding AI-2E family transporter gives MEELNKEQSYLVTASLLILASVAIGFVLQYSSSIMIPFTFAVFIVQLVSPILDYQVIKLNVSRKIAIATSMLLVIVILAVICILLVNTISILLRTANSYTDTYVGFIEKYLWKSDLFGIELDRAQLTSQIRSYIPRIVSGTFGTIMSFLSKFTLVSIFVMFLLVGRNPYVIQKGIYAEIDHQVRKYLIIKTIMSVLTGLLVWAILSAFNLKLAVVFGTLAFLLNYIPSLGSIIASLLPVPVVLAQFGNPWMAAAVIASPAVVEFTIGNVIEPRILGKGLNLHPVTVLFSLTFWGLLWGIPGMFLAAPITAIIRIILMQFETLRPAGMLLAGHLPEKINNSEN, from the coding sequence ATGGAGGAATTAAACAAAGAGCAGAGTTACTTAGTTACTGCCTCGCTTCTGATACTCGCTTCAGTTGCGATAGGTTTTGTGCTGCAATATTCCAGCTCCATTATGATACCCTTCACGTTTGCGGTTTTCATAGTGCAGCTTGTCTCGCCGATACTGGACTATCAGGTAATCAAGCTCAACGTATCACGCAAAATCGCCATCGCCACCTCAATGCTCTTGGTGATTGTTATACTGGCGGTTATATGCATTCTGCTTGTCAATACAATCAGCATACTCCTTCGAACAGCCAACAGCTATACAGACACTTACGTGGGGTTTATTGAAAAATACCTTTGGAAGAGCGATCTTTTCGGCATCGAACTGGACCGTGCCCAGCTCACCTCTCAGATACGAAGCTATATCCCGAGAATCGTTTCGGGAACTTTCGGGACGATTATGAGCTTTCTCTCCAAATTTACACTCGTATCAATCTTTGTTATGTTCCTGCTGGTTGGTCGTAATCCCTACGTTATCCAGAAGGGTATATATGCCGAAATCGACCATCAGGTGCGTAAATACCTCATAATCAAGACAATAATGTCCGTTCTGACCGGCCTTCTTGTATGGGCAATCCTCAGCGCTTTCAATCTAAAGCTTGCTGTGGTATTCGGCACCCTCGCATTCCTGCTCAACTATATCCCCTCTCTTGGTTCAATTATAGCGAGTCTCCTGCCAGTGCCGGTGGTTTTAGCTCAATTCGGGAATCCCTGGATGGCAGCGGCTGTTATCGCATCCCCAGCGGTTGTGGAATTTACGATTGGGAACGTAATAGAGCCTAGAATACTCGGAAAAGGCCTGAATCTGCACCCTGTAACCGTACTGTTCAGTCTTACATTCTGGGGGCTGCTCTGGGGGATACCCGGGATGTTCCTTGCTGCACCGATCACCGCAATTATAAGAATAATTCTGATGCAGTTTGAAACGCTCCGCCCGGCTGGTATGCTCCTGGCAGGACATTTGCCCGAAAAAATAAACAATTCAGAAAACTGA
- the der gene encoding ribosome biogenesis GTPase Der: MPLPKIAIVGRPNVGKSSLLNSLAGSMISIVEATPGVTRDRISILLEYEDIYFELVDTGGYGIFDSRELSSDINSQIERAVKEADLVVFLVDIREGLTPSDEQIARLLRKNGSNVLLAANKADDAGMFSRAVEFMRLGFGEAVCVSAANNLNKSYLLEKISEKVADIPSEKPEEAFMKIAVVGKRNAGKSSFVNSVLGEERMIVSEVEGTTRDAVDVRFLKDGQPMTLIDTAGVRKKGKMADSIEYYSYTRAEKSIRRADVVLFLIDAVLPSSQVDKKLARMVTDYMKPCIFVINKWDKILEEGYDAEPEDFSDYLTETFPGLRYAPIAFTTATEGRNISSTLDLAKELFKQSTMELPTSKVNEAMEIIKAQRTGKSDKGVFPKIYYATQVAVQPISLLVFVNRPDLFDENYQRFMLNRLRDLLPVSEVPIKLMFRQHHSERRQMGREKKIKNRRE; encoded by the coding sequence ATGCCGCTTCCCAAAATAGCAATAGTAGGCAGGCCGAATGTGGGCAAGAGCTCTCTTTTGAATTCTCTGGCAGGCTCTATGATAAGCATCGTAGAGGCGACCCCGGGAGTAACCAGAGACAGAATCAGCATTCTGCTTGAATACGAGGACATATACTTTGAGCTTGTTGATACCGGCGGGTACGGTATATTCGACAGCCGCGAGCTCAGCAGCGATATCAATTCCCAGATCGAGCGCGCCGTTAAAGAGGCGGACCTTGTGGTGTTTCTCGTAGACATCAGAGAGGGGCTCACACCTTCAGATGAGCAGATAGCGAGGCTGCTCAGGAAAAATGGGTCGAATGTTCTGCTTGCAGCGAATAAAGCTGATGATGCCGGAATGTTCTCAAGGGCTGTAGAATTTATGAGGCTCGGTTTCGGTGAGGCCGTATGTGTATCTGCGGCTAACAATCTCAATAAATCGTATCTGCTTGAGAAGATCAGCGAGAAGGTGGCAGATATACCCTCCGAGAAGCCCGAAGAGGCTTTTATGAAAATTGCTGTTGTGGGCAAGCGGAATGCAGGCAAATCAAGCTTTGTTAATTCTGTTCTCGGCGAAGAGCGGATGATTGTAAGCGAGGTTGAAGGTACAACCCGCGATGCGGTTGATGTTCGTTTCCTCAAGGACGGCCAACCCATGACGCTTATCGATACAGCAGGCGTTCGCAAGAAGGGCAAGATGGCCGACAGCATCGAATATTACAGCTACACGCGTGCGGAGAAATCTATCAGGCGGGCGGATGTGGTGCTGTTTCTGATCGATGCGGTTTTGCCGTCCTCGCAGGTGGATAAGAAGCTCGCAAGGATGGTAACAGACTATATGAAGCCCTGCATCTTCGTGATAAACAAGTGGGACAAGATCCTTGAAGAGGGCTACGACGCCGAGCCGGAAGACTTTTCCGATTACCTCACTGAAACCTTCCCGGGTCTCAGGTATGCACCGATAGCCTTTACCACAGCCACAGAAGGCAGGAACATCTCCAGCACCCTCGATCTTGCGAAAGAGCTGTTCAAGCAGAGCACTATGGAACTGCCCACAAGCAAGGTGAATGAGGCTATGGAGATTATCAAGGCCCAAAGAACCGGCAAAAGCGATAAGGGCGTTTTCCCGAAGATATACTACGCAACGCAGGTGGCGGTGCAGCCGATTTCGCTGCTCGTATTCGTAAACCGCCCAGACCTCTTCGATGAAAACTACCAGCGGTTTATGCTGAATCGCCTAAGAGACCTTCTTCCTGTAAGCGAGGTGCCGATAAAGCTGATGTTCCGTCAGCACCATTCAGAGAGAAGGCAAATGGGAAGGGAAAAGAAAATCAAAAACAGAAGAGAGTAA
- a CDS encoding sigma-70 family RNA polymerase sigma factor — translation MLDKVRNIEFVNLLTSNYHRIYNFILSMVPNRTEADDIMQEASIVMMEKFEELKSSDEFLPWAFTIAKFQVLKYLKKKGDRAVLNEKLIRLLSEQSRKRSENLDDWIDALQECVGKLPNFDRELVDMKYNQQCTANEISGHTGLPAPKVYRRIYKIHELLQRCVRFVMGETNK, via the coding sequence ATGCTTGATAAAGTAAGAAATATAGAGTTTGTAAACCTGCTTACTTCAAACTATCACAGGATATACAATTTTATCCTCTCGATGGTTCCAAATCGTACTGAGGCCGATGATATTATGCAGGAGGCCTCGATTGTGATGATGGAGAAGTTTGAAGAGCTCAAAAGCAGTGATGAGTTTCTGCCTTGGGCATTTACGATTGCCAAATTTCAGGTACTCAAATACCTGAAGAAAAAAGGCGACAGGGCTGTGCTTAACGAAAAGCTCATCCGTCTTCTTTCCGAGCAGAGCAGGAAGAGATCAGAAAATCTGGACGACTGGATTGATGCCCTTCAGGAGTGCGTGGGCAAGCTCCCGAATTTCGACAGAGAGCTGGTTGATATGAAATACAATCAGCAGTGCACTGCCAATGAAATTTCGGGGCATACAGGCCTTCCGGCTCCAAAAGTTTACAGGCGGATATATAAAATTCATGAACTGCTCCAGCGATGCGTGAGATTCGTGATGGGGGAGACAAATAAATGA